The genomic segment ATCGAAGCGCGAGTACGGGCATGCGGAAGTGTCGATCGAGGACGGCTCAACTCCGCTGTTCAAGGAACTGCCTGCATCGCTGCAGGTTTGGATGAGCCATGGTGACGAGGCGCTGGAGCTGCCCACGGGGTTCCGCAGGACCGCGGTTACATCGAATGCGCTCGCCGGCATTGCGAACGAGGAGCGCCGCATCTGGGCCGTGCAGTTCCATCCGGAAGTGCACCACACGCCGCTCGGACCACAACTCCTGAAGAACTTTGTCTTCGGCATCTGTGGAGCAAAGGGCGACTGGACGCCGGCACACTTCGTCGAGACGACTGTGACTGCAATTCGCGAGAAGGTAGGTACTGGTCACGTGATCTGCGCGCTGTCAGGCGGCGTGGATTCGTCGGTAGCGGCGGTGCTGGTGCACAAGGCCATCGGCAAGCAGCTCACATGCGTCTTCGTCAACAACGGCGTGCTGCGCAAGAACGAATTCCAGAAGGTGCAGGAAAATCTGCGCGACAAGCTCGGGCTGAACCTTGTTGCTGTTGACGCGAGTGAGCGATTCCTCTCGAAGCTGGCTGGGGTGACAGATCCCGAGAAGAAAAGAAAAATCATCGGCAACGAGTTCATCGCGGTCTTCGACGATGAGGCGCACCGCATCTCGCAGGAGACGGGCGGCGTGGACTGGCTGGTGCAGGGGACGCTCTATCCCGACGTAATCGAGTCGAGCAGCGTGAAGGGCCCGAGCCAGACGATCAAGAGCCACCACAACGTCGGCGGCCTGCCGGAGACGATGAAGCTCAAGCTGATCGAGCCGCTGCGCGATCTGTTCAAGGATGAGGTTCGCCGCATCGGCCGCGACATGGGCATGCCGGAAGACATCCTCGGGCGGCAACCGTTCCCCGGGCCGGGGCTTGCGGTGCGCATCCTCGGCGAAATCACGCCGGACAGGGTGGCGCTGCTGCAGGAGGCCGACGACATCGTTGTCGCCGAGATCAAGGCTGCAGGGCTCTATACGAAGATCTGGCAGAGCTTCGCGGTACTGCTTCCGGTGATGAGTGTCGGCGTCATGGGCGACCAGCGCACCTACGCCTACACCGCAGCGATTCGCGCAGTGCACTCGGAAGACGGCATGACGGCTGATTGGACTCCGCTGCCTTATGAAGTGCTCAAGAGGATTTCCAGCCGCATCGTGAACGAGGTGCGCGGGATCAATCGCGTGGTTTACGACATCACGTCGAAGCCACCCGGCACAATTGAGTGGGAGTAGCTGGCGCTACAGGCGGGCGCGCCTTCGGCGGGACCTGCCGTCCAAGCAGCTGCGCCTTCGGCGCCATTTGTGGAAAGGCGATGCTTGCAGGATCGCCTGTGCCTGCTGCGTCAGGCGTAGTTGATCGACGAGATGTGCAGTGACGTGCTTCGCGACTCTGGAAGATTAATCCCATGCTGAGAGCCCGTGACGAGTTACGGGGCTGCGGCGCTGATTGAGGTAGAACGTCAGACCGTTGTTCCCTTGAGTTTCTCCCGCGTCATGGAGCCAAGCGCGATGGTGCCGACGGCGATGAGGGCGAGCATGCCGAGCCAGGTGAGGCATGCCAGGTTCCGAATGTGCTGGATATTTGCCTGCACTTCGCGAAGCGAACGGGCGGCGAGTACGAAGCCGGGCTGAGCGCCGTTGACGCGCTCCACTACAGCAGCGACCCGTACACCATCGGCCGGCCGCCACGTCACGCGTTCCTCGCCGTGGGTCCGCACGTAGTCGAATATTCCTTTGGGCGGCACAGGTATCTGGCCATTGAGTTGCGCGTTTGAGCTGAGCGCGCGGCCCTGATCGTCATACACGATCAGGAAGGGCGACAGGCTGCGCGTCATGTCCACTAACCCGCCCTTGCTATCCATAGCGCCCTGCTGCAGCCCTGCTGTGATTCCCTGCAATTCGAGGCGCGCGGCGAGATTCGTCGCCAGTTCGACCTGCGGATCATTGGCGCCGTTGCGGAGCACCTGCTGTGGAATGAGATAGAGGGCCAAGGCGAGCACGCTGGAAATTCCGGCGAGAACCAAAGCGTTGAACAAGAGGACGGGTCGGGAATACGTTTCACGCAGCATGGCGAAGTGCTCCTTGATCAGCGAAGTCACAAGGTCCCTGAATACAAGCGGAATCAGCGTGCGGTGGGGGATGGAGTTGTCAGCGAGCGCGTCCCGGAAGGACCGCAGCATCGGGTCGGCATAGTCCTCGCGAAAGGCGGCCGGATAGAGCCGCAGCGCGCATGCGTAGAAAGTCTCGAGGCGACCGGCGGTCATGAGCGGCTCCGGTGCGGCAACAGGCCTTGCGAGCGCGCCGAGGCGACCGCGGCATCAAGGCGCGCGAGTTCAGCAGCAAGAGCGGTGCGGCCCTGTGCTTTGAGCCGGTAGTAGCGCCGGCGCTCGTCGTCGGACAGGCCAGACTCCTCCACCAGACCGTCGCGGATGAGGCGGTCGAGCGTACCGTAGAGCGTGCCGGGGCCCATGGCAACGCCGCCACCCTGCGGCGTGCGCGCCTCCTTCATGATGGCGTAGCCGTGCTTGTCACCTTCAGCGAGGGAGAGCAGGATGGCGAATACGGCGGGCGTGAGCGGGGCGGGTGCTGAAACGCTTCCCATAGGCACAATATATATCCGTTACGGATGTATCCGCAAGGGGAATGGTGAAGCTATGTCGGGTATTTTTCAGGAGCCTTCGTCGAGGCGTGCGCGCAGGGCAGAGATTTCGCCGGTGAGGGCATCGAGGCGGGTGATCAGATCGCGGTGCTGGTTATCGGTACGCGAGGGCTCGAGGGCCTCAACATAGAAGGTCCCGTTCGGTTCGAGCACGACTCGGCCGACCTCGTGCAGGTGTTCGAAGCCCTGGCGGTGGATGATTTCCATCAATTCTTCGCGGGTGAGGCGCTCGTGCTCCATGGCTTTCCTGTCGACTTTGCCATCATTGACCAGCACGGTGGAGCGGCCCTCGAGCATGCGGTTGAGGCGCGGCGCTTTGTAGAGCGTACGGACCACCAGCCAGTTGATGGTGAGCAGGCCGAATGCGCCGATGACCCCGCCGGTTACCGAGTTGTCGTCGCCAATGATCGCGTTCTGAACGGTGTTTGACAGCGAGAGCAGCACGATCAGATCGAACGGATTCAACTGGGCAAGCTCGCGCTTTCCGAACACGCGCACCAGCACGATCAGCGTGAGATAGACCAGGACAGGGCGAAGCAGCTTCTCGAGGATGGGAAGCTGCAGATGGAACATGTCGCTGAGGAGCGCGTGCATCATGGCACGAGGATAAGCTATAGGCGGCGACGCGGGTCAGATGGAAGCCCGCAACGGGGCTTCCACTTTTTCGCTAATTACTTGCCGGCCGGTTGATAGTTCTTATAGTCCGCCGTAAACATCGTGTTGCGCTCGGCGTATCCGCCGGCACCCGCTTCGCCGTTTACGACGATCTCTGTAACGACAAACGCGCGGACCGGCAGAATCAGGCTTTTGTCGCCAATGGTCACCGGGCCGTAATCCGTGCGGATGTCAGCCTGGTGAACCACATCGGTGGTTTTGGGTTCCATCTGCGTGACCATGCGGACGACGACGCCCGTATCGGGATCGATGAAGAACTCGCCGTGATAGGGCAGATCTTTTTGCTTATAAGGCTGCCAGTTGGTGTTGGTCTGGAAGTTGCCGCCGCCACCGGTTGCGCGTCCAGCGCCGCCGATGCCCGATGAATTGGAGAAGTTCGCGATACCGGCCGAGTCGAGCGACGGGAAGCAGCAGACAGTGAGGGGCACGTGCCCTTTCTTCTTGGGAACCTGGAAGGAGAAGACGGCGACGGGTTTGTCGTTGATCATCTCCCAGCGCGACCACTTGATCGTGCCGGCGTCCTTGGCTTCCTGAAAGACCTGAGAGAGGCCAGGGTAAGGTTCCATCAGCTGGATACGCTTGTTCGGTCCCCAACTGGCCTTGTCGGCCGGCAGCCGTTCGACGCCGTGATCCATTCCGATGCTGACGTCATTCGCTTCGATATAACGCACATAGTTGAATGGGCTGACACCGCTGATGGAACTACCCGTCATCGTTTTCGCACTGCCTGTCTGGCCGGAGCTCTGTCCGAGCGATTCGACATTGTCCTGGAAGCGCAGAGTTGTGCGCGTTGCTGAGAGGCTGGGCAACTGTTGGTAGGTTGTGGAGGCGTAGGTCGCCGTCTTGGCGAGCAGGGCTTGTTGCGCGGCGGCATC from the Occallatibacter riparius genome contains:
- the guaA gene encoding glutamine-hydrolyzing GMP synthase gives rise to the protein MDTQTIVILDFGSQYTQLIARRIRELNVFSAVVPCTAPLSEIQAYKPIGVILSGGPSSVYDIDAPAADPKLLELGVPTLGICYGLQFIVHHLGGKVRSASKREYGHAEVSIEDGSTPLFKELPASLQVWMSHGDEALELPTGFRRTAVTSNALAGIANEERRIWAVQFHPEVHHTPLGPQLLKNFVFGICGAKGDWTPAHFVETTVTAIREKVGTGHVICALSGGVDSSVAAVLVHKAIGKQLTCVFVNNGVLRKNEFQKVQENLRDKLGLNLVAVDASERFLSKLAGVTDPEKKRKIIGNEFIAVFDDEAHRISQETGGVDWLVQGTLYPDVIESSSVKGPSQTIKSHHNVGGLPETMKLKLIEPLRDLFKDEVRRIGRDMGMPEDILGRQPFPGPGLAVRILGEITPDRVALLQEADDIVVAEIKAAGLYTKIWQSFAVLLPVMSVGVMGDQRTYAYTAAIRAVHSEDGMTADWTPLPYEVLKRISSRIVNEVRGINRVVYDITSKPPGTIEWE
- a CDS encoding PadR family transcriptional regulator, with translation MGSVSAPAPLTPAVFAILLSLAEGDKHGYAIMKEARTPQGGGVAMGPGTLYGTLDRLIRDGLVEESGLSDDERRRYYRLKAQGRTALAAELARLDAAVASARSQGLLPHRSRS
- a CDS encoding DUF421 domain-containing protein, whose protein sequence is MMHALLSDMFHLQLPILEKLLRPVLVYLTLIVLVRVFGKRELAQLNPFDLIVLLSLSNTVQNAIIGDDNSVTGGVIGAFGLLTINWLVVRTLYKAPRLNRMLEGRSTVLVNDGKVDRKAMEHERLTREELMEIIHRQGFEHLHEVGRVVLEPNGTFYVEALEPSRTDNQHRDLITRLDALTGEISALRARLDEGS